The proteins below come from a single Natrinema sp. SYSU A 869 genomic window:
- a CDS encoding serpin family protein has product MAIGGHDRRTVLALSGAFLAGAAGCTSHEPADRDSGDPAETDTDNPDTNGGGFDGYATPDFPTIDPVTDPEIEPAMLAEQVRGNVAFSFNLLRQLRDDQPEANLFCSPYSVSVALAMTYAGARGETAAEMADALQYELERDDLHPAFGALEAEFERRNEDGADVDDPLGGESGDGDAEDADADGDELGFQLSSANSVWAEESYDFDAAYLELLETYYGVGERLVDFKGSPDEARREINAWIEERTNDRIEDLLPEDSIKQSTRLVLTNAVYFLAAWKREFDPDATEPAPFTSFDGSETDVEMMHQTADFQYAEIDGHQLVELPYANGDTSMVVVLPAEGEFETFESDLSVDRLATMLEAGSKTRVDLALPKFGIESKFSLVAIMEQLGMERAFDSRADFSGMVEGDNADLVVDDIVHQSFVDVDEEGTEAAAATAVVVEVTSMPSETVELTVDRPFLFYIRDRPTETPLFVGRVVDGETLQDD; this is encoded by the coding sequence ATGGCAATTGGCGGACACGACAGGCGAACCGTTCTGGCGCTCTCCGGTGCCTTCCTCGCGGGTGCCGCCGGATGTACGAGCCACGAGCCAGCGGATCGTGACAGCGGCGATCCAGCTGAGACCGACACCGATAACCCGGACACGAACGGCGGCGGATTCGACGGGTACGCAACGCCTGATTTCCCGACTATCGATCCCGTTACCGATCCCGAAATCGAGCCCGCCATGCTCGCCGAGCAGGTCCGGGGGAACGTCGCGTTTTCGTTCAATCTCCTCCGACAGCTCCGCGACGACCAACCCGAGGCGAACCTGTTTTGCTCACCGTACAGTGTCTCGGTCGCGCTGGCGATGACGTACGCCGGTGCCCGCGGCGAGACGGCCGCCGAGATGGCCGACGCGCTCCAGTACGAACTCGAGCGCGATGACCTCCACCCGGCCTTCGGCGCGCTCGAGGCCGAATTCGAGCGGCGCAACGAGGACGGTGCGGACGTCGACGATCCGCTCGGCGGCGAGAGTGGCGACGGGGACGCCGAGGACGCTGACGCAGACGGAGACGAACTCGGCTTCCAACTCTCGAGTGCCAACTCGGTCTGGGCCGAGGAGAGCTACGACTTCGACGCGGCGTATCTCGAGTTGCTCGAGACCTACTACGGGGTCGGTGAGCGGCTGGTCGACTTCAAAGGGAGCCCCGACGAAGCCCGTCGAGAGATCAATGCGTGGATCGAAGAGCGGACGAACGACCGGATCGAGGACCTCCTGCCCGAGGATTCGATCAAGCAGTCGACCCGGCTCGTCCTGACGAACGCGGTGTACTTCCTCGCGGCCTGGAAACGCGAATTCGATCCGGACGCAACCGAACCGGCACCGTTCACGAGTTTCGACGGCAGTGAAACCGACGTTGAGATGATGCACCAGACCGCGGATTTCCAGTACGCCGAAATCGATGGCCATCAGCTCGTGGAACTCCCCTACGCCAACGGCGACACCAGCATGGTTGTCGTCCTCCCCGCCGAAGGCGAGTTCGAGACGTTCGAATCCGACCTGTCCGTCGACCGGCTCGCGACGATGCTCGAGGCAGGCTCAAAAACCCGGGTCGACCTTGCACTCCCGAAATTCGGTATCGAGTCGAAATTCAGCCTCGTCGCCATCATGGAACAATTGGGCATGGAGCGAGCCTTCGACTCGCGCGCGGACTTCAGCGGGATGGTCGAGGGCGACAACGCGGACCTGGTCGTCGACGATATCGTCCACCAGAGCTTCGTCGATGTCGACGAGGAGGGGACCGAAGCGGCGGCCGCGACAGCAGTCGTCGTGGAAGTGACGAGTATGCCGTCTGAAACGGTCGAACTCACCGTCGATCGCCCGTTCCTGTTCTATATCCGAGATCGGCCCACCGAGACGCCGCTGTTCGTCGGCCGCGTCGTCGACGGCGAGACGCTGCAGGACGACTGA
- the nadC gene encoding carboxylating nicotinate-nucleotide diphosphorylase: MITDAQIERWLREDVGHHDVTNQVPGETTGRLVSKESGVAAGLEAAMGVFEYLDVAVTDRIADGTEIDSGDELLQVEGAARDVLRGERVAVNLAGHASGIATRTRTAVDAAREARRASETRAATARERRTESDTVAIAATRKTTPGLRGLEKRAVVVGGGDTHRLDLSHMVMVKDNHVAEMGLESAIAHFQAQTSFATKIDVEVETVADAPRAAEAGADIVLLDNMTPPETRAAVDELADYEGVLAEASGGITVGDVPDYAATGVDVISMGSLTHSAPSLDLSFRTGD, translated from the coding sequence ATGATTACCGACGCACAGATCGAGCGCTGGCTCCGTGAGGACGTCGGCCACCACGACGTAACGAATCAGGTCCCCGGCGAGACGACGGGCCGTCTCGTCTCGAAGGAGTCGGGCGTCGCCGCCGGCCTCGAGGCCGCGATGGGCGTCTTCGAGTACCTCGACGTCGCCGTGACCGATCGGATCGCGGATGGGACCGAGATCGATTCCGGCGACGAACTGCTCCAAGTTGAGGGAGCTGCACGCGACGTTCTCCGGGGTGAGCGCGTCGCCGTGAACCTCGCGGGCCACGCATCCGGAATCGCAACGCGGACGCGGACGGCAGTCGACGCGGCCCGCGAGGCGCGACGGGCCTCGGAAACGCGAGCAGCCACGGCCCGCGAGCGCAGAACGGAATCGGATACCGTCGCTATCGCCGCGACCCGCAAGACCACACCCGGCCTGCGCGGCCTCGAGAAACGCGCGGTCGTCGTGGGCGGCGGCGACACCCACCGGCTCGACCTCTCGCATATGGTCATGGTCAAGGATAACCACGTCGCGGAGATGGGACTCGAGAGCGCTATCGCCCATTTTCAGGCCCAGACCTCGTTCGCAACGAAGATTGACGTAGAAGTCGAAACCGTCGCGGACGCGCCGCGGGCAGCCGAGGCCGGTGCCGACATCGTCCTGCTCGACAACATGACCCCGCCGGAGACGCGGGCAGCCGTCGACGAACTCGCCGACTACGAGGGCGTCCTGGCCGAAGCCAGCGGCGGAATCACCGTTGGGGACGTTCCCGACTACGCCGCGACCGGTGTCGACGTGATCTCGATGGGGTCGCTGACCCACTCGGCACCGTCGCTCGATCTGTCCTTCCGGACCGGCGACTGA
- a CDS encoding lipoate--protein ligase family protein: MRVFRGREASIAADREASQRLLSVAADGEQAIRVWTPHRQVAFGRRDARLEGYDRALEAADGRGFPSIERSVGGRAVAYDGATTLAFARAEPVTDRRAGTTERYDRATASLERALRTLGLEPSRGEPDDSFCPGTHSLSVTDASADGRRRKLVGIAQRVRSDAALVAGIALVANRAELTDVLEAVYDALAVPLDPASVGTIAAAGGPSDPDTVRVALKEALISDASDVSIERIGDGREWSGVQ, translated from the coding sequence ATGCGCGTTTTTCGCGGGCGGGAAGCGTCTATCGCGGCCGATCGCGAGGCGAGCCAGCGACTGCTCTCGGTGGCTGCCGACGGCGAGCAGGCCATCCGCGTCTGGACGCCTCACCGGCAGGTCGCGTTCGGCCGCCGGGATGCCCGCCTCGAGGGGTACGACCGTGCTCTCGAGGCCGCCGACGGACGCGGGTTTCCGTCGATCGAGCGCAGCGTCGGCGGTCGAGCGGTCGCCTACGACGGCGCGACGACGCTGGCCTTCGCTCGCGCCGAACCCGTTACTGACCGCCGCGCCGGCACGACCGAGAGATACGACCGCGCCACTGCTTCCCTCGAGCGGGCGCTGCGAACGCTCGGTCTCGAGCCGAGTCGGGGTGAGCCCGACGACTCGTTTTGCCCCGGAACGCACTCGCTGTCGGTCACGGACGCGAGCGCCGATGGACGACGGCGGAAACTCGTCGGGATTGCCCAGCGCGTTCGGAGCGACGCCGCCCTCGTTGCCGGCATCGCGCTCGTGGCTAACCGCGCGGAACTCACGGACGTGCTCGAGGCGGTCTACGACGCGCTCGCGGTGCCGCTCGATCCGGCATCGGTCGGGACCATCGCGGCCGCGGGCGGGCCGTCGGATCCTGACACCGTCCGGGTGGCGCTCAAGGAGGCCCTGATCAGTGACGCGAGCGACGTTTCGATCGAACGCATCGGTGATGGTCGGGAGTGGTCCGGCGTCCAGTAA
- a CDS encoding RDD family protein: MNGPERIGLFGVIHADQPDKVTDELDEFAGHVDAIFLEADALTLRELCRIGCRAPLLLVGLYSLFFLSQLPLFVLFNRDIIPTERIAVERVAGDEIAVHTVDDTPLRRLLDAGPAMIAANWLLVGYIAWQSPVATVATAAVVLGGMLGALVLHRRGRRYSAVCLGLTGLAAAAVLFIIGLFSLWLVLTGLFGAYALIYWTIGHRNRVMLDRLAAVSADREYGDVALVTGKAHLGGLARLADERGLTVAAVHTSMWRKPGEMLTEFDPSDLREFGRTTDGGRRYPEVVAGSERGVTRRRIGAACLDLALLPLLALVAYAPVAIAYEGINGIGTGNTSLPIFAGSALLALVCYPTIAESRYGTTVGKHVAGLAVATADGERPSTRQVLVRNLCRPVDALGLYALGSAVMAGTDRHQRIGDLAADTVVASIDPRDRADWRLSRAIYPESEREGLQSRAIAAFIDACLISILTSGLLIAVVFGVGVQQWLTSADGFAYPEEIRIALFLLVSVAYYAILEYRYGTTPGKHICGNRVVVDADGGRLSRRQALVRNLLRPIDALGLYAIGALAMVWTDRTQRLGDVVAGTVVGRRAAPNGTTTDSDRVEDPRPADKERPPIVAPGTEGAIGKRVLAAIVD, encoded by the coding sequence ATGAACGGACCGGAACGGATCGGGCTGTTCGGCGTGATCCACGCGGATCAGCCGGACAAGGTGACCGACGAACTCGACGAGTTCGCCGGCCACGTCGACGCGATTTTCCTCGAGGCAGACGCCCTGACGCTGCGGGAACTCTGCAGGATCGGTTGTAGAGCCCCGCTGCTGTTGGTGGGTCTCTACTCGCTGTTTTTCCTGTCGCAACTGCCACTGTTCGTTCTGTTCAACCGCGACATCATCCCGACCGAACGGATCGCGGTCGAGCGCGTCGCCGGCGACGAGATCGCCGTCCACACCGTCGACGACACACCGTTGCGACGGCTGCTCGACGCGGGACCGGCGATGATCGCGGCGAACTGGCTCCTCGTCGGGTACATCGCATGGCAGTCGCCGGTCGCGACGGTTGCGACCGCTGCCGTCGTCCTCGGCGGGATGCTCGGAGCGCTGGTTCTCCATCGGCGCGGCCGACGCTATTCGGCCGTCTGTCTGGGTCTGACGGGTCTCGCTGCCGCGGCCGTGCTGTTCATTATCGGGCTGTTCTCCCTGTGGCTCGTTTTGACCGGCTTGTTCGGTGCCTACGCCCTGATCTACTGGACGATCGGCCATCGAAACCGCGTCATGCTCGATCGCCTCGCGGCGGTGTCCGCCGACCGCGAGTACGGGGACGTCGCCCTCGTCACCGGGAAGGCCCACCTCGGCGGCCTGGCCCGACTGGCGGACGAGCGAGGGCTGACGGTCGCGGCGGTCCACACCTCCATGTGGCGCAAACCCGGAGAGATGCTCACCGAGTTCGATCCGTCCGATCTCCGTGAGTTCGGGCGGACGACCGATGGGGGACGGCGCTATCCCGAAGTGGTCGCCGGCAGCGAGCGGGGAGTGACGCGTCGGCGGATCGGTGCGGCCTGTCTCGATCTGGCCCTTCTTCCGCTTTTGGCACTCGTCGCGTACGCTCCCGTAGCGATCGCGTACGAGGGAATCAACGGGATCGGAACGGGCAACACCTCCCTCCCTATCTTTGCCGGTTCCGCCCTTCTGGCACTCGTCTGCTACCCGACGATCGCGGAATCGCGATACGGAACGACCGTCGGCAAACACGTGGCCGGTCTGGCGGTCGCGACCGCGGACGGCGAGCGCCCGTCGACTCGCCAGGTACTCGTTCGGAATCTATGTCGGCCGGTCGATGCGCTCGGCCTGTACGCACTTGGCAGCGCCGTGATGGCCGGCACCGATCGCCACCAGCGCATCGGTGATCTCGCCGCCGATACCGTCGTCGCCTCGATCGATCCGAGAGACCGTGCCGACTGGCGTCTGTCGCGTGCGATCTATCCGGAAAGCGAACGAGAGGGACTGCAATCCCGAGCGATAGCCGCGTTCATCGACGCATGTCTGATCTCGATCCTCACCAGCGGTCTCCTGATCGCCGTCGTGTTCGGAGTCGGTGTCCAGCAGTGGCTCACCAGCGCCGACGGCTTCGCGTATCCCGAGGAGATAAGGATAGCGCTGTTCCTTCTCGTCTCCGTGGCCTACTACGCGATACTCGAGTACCGATACGGAACGACGCCCGGGAAACACATCTGTGGGAATCGGGTCGTGGTCGACGCCGACGGCGGCCGACTCTCGAGACGCCAGGCGCTCGTTCGGAACCTTCTCCGGCCGATCGACGCGCTCGGTCTGTACGCCATCGGGGCACTGGCGATGGTCTGGACGGATCGCACCCAGCGCCTCGGCGACGTCGTCGCCGGGACGGTCGTCGGCAGGCGCGCCGCCCCGAACGGCACCACGACCGATTCGGATCGGGTCGAGGATCCCCGACCGGCCGACAAGGAGCGGCCACCGATCGTCGCTCCGGGCACCGAGGGCGCGATCGGCAAACGGGTCCTCGCGGCGATCGTCGACTAG
- a CDS encoding isochorismatase family cysteine hydrolase, with protein MRLEPDSTAVVVVDMQNGFCHPDGSLYAPGSEDVIEPIAALVDRAREAGARLLFTRDVHPPEQFDDTHYYDEFDQWGEHVLEGSWEAEIVEELPVDAADNVVEKHTYDAFYNTELEGWLNARGIDDLVICGTLANVCVLHTGGSAGLRDFRPIMVEDCIGAIEDDHREYALDHAAWLFGEVEPSDDIEFA; from the coding sequence ATGCGCCTCGAGCCAGATAGCACGGCAGTGGTGGTCGTCGACATGCAAAACGGGTTCTGTCACCCGGACGGCTCGCTGTACGCGCCAGGCAGCGAGGACGTCATCGAACCGATCGCGGCGCTCGTCGATCGCGCTCGCGAGGCGGGGGCACGACTGCTCTTCACCCGCGACGTCCATCCACCGGAACAGTTCGACGACACCCACTACTACGACGAGTTCGACCAGTGGGGCGAGCACGTCCTCGAGGGGTCATGGGAGGCCGAAATCGTCGAGGAACTCCCCGTCGACGCGGCCGATAACGTCGTCGAGAAACACACCTACGACGCGTTCTACAACACAGAACTCGAGGGATGGCTCAACGCCCGCGGGATCGACGACCTGGTGATCTGTGGCACCCTTGCAAACGTCTGCGTGCTCCACACGGGTGGGAGCGCGGGGCTGCGTGACTTCCGGCCGATCATGGTCGAGGACTGCATCGGCGCGATCGAGGACGATCACCGCGAGTACGCCCTGGACCACGCCGCGTGGCTGTTCGGCGAGGTCGAACCCAGCGACGATATCGAGTTCGCCTGA
- a CDS encoding methyltransferase domain-containing protein has translation MGERYDKERELAAFAEFVADADREPVVVVAGCGAGATVESLREYDVAAYGFDASQSILETAAPSTREWLLEADIRDEDLVTSLREAFGIDEIDIFVTECMLSFLDVDEATAALARIRETNGVGVVLHLVRIDPPVAAQEGEIDATILPPAEWQAACDPDGADIWRDALERLDLPPSETGDDGGT, from the coding sequence ATGGGAGAGAGATACGATAAGGAACGGGAGCTCGCCGCGTTCGCCGAGTTCGTCGCGGACGCCGATCGAGAGCCGGTGGTCGTCGTTGCGGGCTGTGGCGCGGGGGCGACCGTCGAGTCGCTCCGCGAGTACGACGTGGCGGCGTACGGCTTCGATGCCTCCCAGTCGATACTGGAGACGGCGGCACCGTCGACGCGGGAGTGGCTGCTCGAGGCGGATATTCGCGACGAGGATCTCGTCACGTCGCTGCGCGAGGCGTTCGGGATCGACGAGATCGATATCTTCGTCACTGAATGCATGCTCTCGTTCTTGGACGTCGACGAAGCGACGGCCGCGCTGGCCCGGATCCGAGAGACGAACGGTGTTGGGGTGGTGCTCCACTTGGTTCGGATAGATCCGCCGGTAGCAGCCCAAGAGGGAGAGATCGACGCGACGATACTGCCACCGGCGGAGTGGCAGGCGGCGTGTGACCCCGACGGTGCGGATATCTGGCGTGACGCGCTGGAACGGCTCGATTTGCCGCCGTCGGAAACGGGAGACGACGGCGGGACGTAG
- a CDS encoding FAD-dependent oxidoreductase codes for MTETDTGTATTTDGERADVLVVGSGIAGCAAALAAAREGAAVLLLTKATKPDGASTDWAQGGISTTRGDPESLKTDIIEASDGTADPDAVDALVENADDAVEDVLVDTLGVDFDEGDDGTFDYTREAAHSEYRILHVDAATGSHILRPFLNYVDDHERIEVRQDTAALELVTDEGRVHGVVSDEKPDGNPIYAGATILATGGVGALYGRSTNPDDATGDGISMAALAGADIEDMEYVQFHPTAYAGEDPFLLSEALRGEGAVLRNGDDEQFMEDYHPQGDLAPRDVVARAVATEREATGEVVLDVSPLEFAADYPAIAEKCRDRGIEGDEIPVAPCEHFLCGGIDVDENGRTSLDRLYAVGECARTGVHGANRLASTSLLEGLVWGLRAGEDAVGFDPEAVEAPELLNRDPDLPERFAAEKFTRLTQTMDESLGLERDPDEIARASSVLRRLKGEVDAYIRTRTARDLYELRNASVVALLIARAAGENTESVGCHYVATAADDSTAEPPADD; via the coding sequence ATGACCGAGACAGACACCGGGACGGCGACGACGACCGACGGCGAACGCGCGGACGTCCTCGTCGTCGGCAGCGGTATCGCGGGCTGTGCGGCCGCACTCGCGGCGGCCAGAGAGGGCGCGGCGGTCCTCCTCCTGACGAAGGCGACGAAACCCGACGGCGCCAGTACTGACTGGGCGCAGGGTGGCATCTCGACGACGCGGGGCGACCCTGAGTCGCTCAAAACGGACATCATCGAGGCCAGTGACGGCACCGCCGATCCCGATGCCGTCGACGCGCTCGTCGAGAACGCCGACGACGCCGTCGAGGACGTGCTCGTCGACACCCTCGGAGTCGACTTCGACGAGGGCGACGACGGCACGTTCGACTACACGCGGGAGGCGGCCCACTCCGAATACCGGATCCTCCACGTCGACGCCGCGACCGGCTCGCACATCCTGCGGCCGTTCCTGAACTACGTCGACGACCACGAGCGGATCGAGGTGCGGCAGGATACCGCCGCGCTCGAGTTGGTCACCGATGAGGGGCGCGTCCACGGCGTGGTGAGTGATGAAAAACCGGACGGGAACCCGATCTACGCCGGCGCGACGATCCTCGCGACCGGCGGCGTCGGCGCGCTCTACGGCCGGTCGACCAATCCGGACGACGCCACCGGCGACGGCATCTCCATGGCCGCGCTCGCGGGTGCAGATATCGAGGACATGGAGTACGTCCAGTTCCATCCGACCGCCTACGCCGGCGAGGACCCGTTCTTGCTCTCAGAAGCCCTCCGCGGTGAGGGCGCAGTGCTGCGCAACGGCGATGACGAGCAGTTCATGGAGGACTACCACCCGCAGGGCGACCTCGCGCCCCGCGATGTCGTCGCCCGCGCGGTCGCGACCGAACGCGAAGCGACCGGCGAGGTCGTCTTGGACGTGAGCCCCCTCGAGTTCGCGGCCGACTACCCCGCTATCGCCGAGAAGTGTCGCGACCGTGGGATCGAGGGCGACGAGATCCCCGTCGCGCCCTGCGAGCACTTCCTCTGTGGCGGGATCGACGTCGACGAGAACGGACGGACCTCGCTCGATCGGCTCTATGCCGTCGGCGAGTGCGCCCGCACCGGCGTCCACGGCGCGAACCGGCTGGCGAGTACGAGCTTGCTCGAGGGACTGGTCTGGGGACTCCGCGCGGGCGAAGACGCGGTCGGATTCGACCCCGAAGCCGTCGAGGCTCCCGAACTCCTGAACCGGGACCCAGACCTCCCCGAACGCTTCGCTGCCGAGAAGTTCACTCGACTGACGCAGACGATGGACGAGTCTCTCGGCCTCGAGCGCGATCCCGACGAGATCGCCCGCGCGAGCAGTGTTCTCCGGCGACTCAAGGGCGAGGTCGACGCCTACATCCGTACGCGGACGGCGCGGGACCTCTACGAACTGCGAAACGCCAGCGTCGTCGCGCTGTTGATCGCACGAGCGGCGGGCGAGAACACCGAATCGGTGGGCTGTCACTATGTCGCGACCGCCGCCGACGACTCAACGGCAGAACCGCCGGCGGACGACTGA
- a CDS encoding Hvo_1808 family surface protein, protein MRPMCTRTSVALLAVVLAAVLVTGGLTGPVLAASPAAGQTDSAVQTTNATAGPPFDSMTASSTMGSSTAASLQDDRPENPSTEDTIGYVEGYWYDDDLSVDNQSDAVVDENELDPVVYRSMARVEQIRNLTFDDEVAVDVISRAEYRETNGDRFANITSENRLEANVGYEALFMVDRETAATDATETVYGGAVGGYYDPETDEIVIVSENPDNPELDEITLGHELVHALQDQRFNLSRFEGTTQDEETAMNGLIEGDASRVEREYEGTCNREWDCLAPADGDRDQPLDINWGIYFSVYQPYSDGPAYVNYLRQQGEDWEAVNAAYDDPPRTTSAVIHPGSEREPANVSVPDRSNEDWRQLQADGEVATDTAGEAGMVAMFAADGIEGDVPSVIETADLFEGTEYNYNHSYTNGWAGDELVVYTNDEADAASDPAEAAGHAGYVWWTQWQSGTDTQQFVNGYLQLLENHGADAVDGRQDTYVIEDGGYSGAYYLNRSRQTLTIVRAPSVDELSNVEAGAAPEGEDTLEIVTFGESDTVPGFGPVAAVSAIAIALLGTGARIVVGRRDRD, encoded by the coding sequence ATGAGACCAATGTGCACCCGCACGTCCGTTGCCCTCCTCGCAGTGGTGCTCGCCGCGGTCCTGGTAACCGGCGGGCTCACTGGCCCGGTGCTCGCGGCGAGCCCGGCCGCGGGCCAGACCGATTCCGCCGTTCAGACCACAAACGCGACCGCCGGGCCCCCCTTCGACTCGATGACAGCCTCGAGTACGATGGGGTCGAGTACGGCCGCGTCTCTACAGGATGACCGCCCTGAAAATCCCTCGACCGAGGACACTATCGGCTACGTCGAGGGCTACTGGTACGACGACGACTTGTCCGTTGACAACCAGTCCGACGCAGTCGTTGACGAGAATGAACTCGACCCCGTTGTCTACCGATCGATGGCTCGCGTCGAGCAGATCCGCAACCTCACGTTCGACGACGAGGTCGCGGTCGACGTCATCTCCCGCGCGGAGTACCGGGAGACCAACGGCGACCGCTTCGCGAACATCACCTCGGAGAACCGCCTCGAGGCCAACGTCGGCTACGAGGCGCTGTTCATGGTCGACCGGGAGACCGCGGCGACCGACGCCACCGAGACGGTCTACGGCGGTGCCGTCGGCGGCTACTACGACCCCGAAACCGACGAGATCGTTATCGTCTCCGAGAACCCCGACAATCCCGAGTTAGACGAGATCACGCTCGGCCACGAACTCGTCCACGCACTGCAGGATCAACGCTTCAACCTGTCGCGATTCGAGGGAACGACCCAGGATGAGGAGACCGCCATGAACGGGCTGATCGAAGGCGACGCGAGCCGCGTCGAACGCGAGTACGAGGGGACCTGTAATCGCGAGTGGGACTGTCTCGCGCCCGCTGACGGCGACCGAGACCAGCCCCTCGACATCAACTGGGGCATCTACTTCAGCGTCTACCAGCCCTACAGCGACGGGCCCGCCTACGTCAACTACCTACGACAGCAGGGCGAGGACTGGGAAGCGGTTAACGCGGCCTACGACGACCCGCCGCGGACGACCTCTGCAGTGATCCATCCCGGGTCGGAGCGCGAACCCGCAAACGTCTCTGTCCCCGATCGCTCGAACGAGGACTGGCGACAGCTTCAGGCTGACGGCGAGGTCGCCACCGATACCGCCGGCGAGGCGGGCATGGTCGCGATGTTCGCCGCCGACGGGATTGAGGGGGACGTTCCCTCGGTGATCGAGACCGCAGACCTCTTCGAGGGCACGGAGTACAACTACAACCACTCGTACACGAACGGCTGGGCCGGCGACGAACTGGTCGTCTACACGAACGACGAGGCCGACGCCGCGAGCGACCCGGCTGAGGCGGCCGGCCACGCTGGCTACGTCTGGTGGACCCAGTGGCAGTCCGGGACGGACACCCAGCAGTTCGTCAACGGCTATCTCCAACTGCTCGAGAATCACGGTGCCGACGCCGTCGACGGGCGGCAAGACACCTACGTGATCGAGGACGGCGGCTATTCCGGCGCGTACTATCTCAACCGGTCTAGACAGACGCTGACGATCGTCCGCGCACCCTCCGTCGACGAACTGTCGAACGTCGAGGCCGGTGCCGCACCCGAGGGCGAGGACACCCTCGAGATCGTCACCTTCGGCGAGAGCGATACCGTTCCCGGCTTCGGCCCGGTTGCAGCGGTGAGCGCAATCGCGATTGCCCTCCTCGGGACGGGGGCCCGGATCGTCGTCGGCCGCCGTGATCGCGACTGA
- a CDS encoding RDD family protein encodes MGYEIAWGSFEEATNVIWVGAPVVGWIGYFVVCEGATGTAVGKRLLGLAVADADGGPARGRQVLVRNLVRLLEASLLYLPSVLAIAITERGQRLGDLAAGTIVGVRDRRQTAASSERGASATDHADTDSHQPSVRT; translated from the coding sequence ATGGGCTACGAGATCGCCTGGGGGTCCTTCGAGGAGGCAACCAACGTGATCTGGGTCGGCGCACCGGTCGTCGGCTGGATCGGCTACTTCGTCGTCTGCGAGGGGGCCACCGGGACGGCGGTCGGTAAGCGCCTCCTCGGACTCGCCGTCGCGGACGCCGACGGCGGCCCCGCCCGCGGCCGGCAAGTACTCGTCCGTAACCTCGTCCGCCTGCTCGAGGCCTCGCTGTTGTATCTCCCGAGCGTTCTCGCGATCGCCATCACCGAGCGCGGGCAACGCCTCGGCGATCTCGCCGCGGGGACGATCGTCGGCGTTCGCGATCGCCGGCAGACAGCCGCCTCGAGCGAGCGCGGCGCGTCGGCTACAGACCACGCAGACACCGACTCCCACCAACCGAGCGTCCGAACGTGA
- a CDS encoding PaaI family thioesterase, protein MTEETPTMDALDEFDDLEGMLQYFLDENQEFLSWLGTTVDNVGDGTMTMSIPYDEKLTNTRPNAAPNEEADLHGGVAATLIDTVGGLSLRTAMDDPFGARIATINLNVNYLRPATSDLVATADVIRVGGSVGVSEITVESTAPDGATKPVAIGQGAYRVFRSE, encoded by the coding sequence ATGACCGAGGAGACGCCGACGATGGACGCGCTCGACGAGTTCGACGACCTCGAGGGGATGCTCCAGTATTTCCTCGACGAGAATCAGGAGTTCCTCTCGTGGCTCGGGACGACCGTCGACAACGTCGGCGACGGGACGATGACGATGTCGATCCCCTACGACGAGAAATTGACGAACACGCGACCCAATGCCGCGCCCAACGAGGAGGCGGATCTCCACGGTGGCGTCGCGGCTACGCTCATCGACACCGTTGGCGGCCTCTCCTTGCGGACGGCCATGGACGACCCCTTCGGTGCGCGGATCGCGACGATCAACCTGAACGTCAACTATCTCCGCCCGGCGACGAGCGACCTCGTGGCGACCGCTGACGTGATTCGCGTCGGTGGCAGCGTCGGCGTCAGCGAGATTACCGTCGAAAGCACGGCCCCCGACGGAGCGACGAAGCCGGTGGCAATCGGACAGGGCGCGTACCGCGTGTTCCGATCCGAGTAG